The genomic DNA aaaaaaaaaaaaaaaaaaatacaatattaacATAGCAGGTAACAGTGCAATAAATAAAGATTAATCTCTATTGAGTAACTATTGTTGAGCAGTGTACAATAAAGAGTTAATCAACGAAGAACTAAAAGTGTATAGAAGAATACGTAACAGCAACAATAACAACGTAAGAGGAAACAGTGCATTAAATaaatgttaataaataatatcaaacaGCAGCGTTTGATTAGTGTTGAGCAGTGTACAATAAAGGACTAAAAGTGTCTATTAGAATATTCTATAGAAACAATAACAATGTACAAAGTAACAGTGCATTagagaaatattaataaataagatTAAATAAGATCGTGGGATTATTGTTGAACAGTGTACAATAACGTGTTAATTAATGAAGGACCAAAAGCGTCAATTAGAATATACCATGCTCTTACATAAGTAAAAAACGAACGTGATCAAGAAAAGAAAGCAAGCAATAACGAAAGTAGTCGAGCTGAACACAATAATTGTGACATTTCGCTCTTCCACTTTGTCCATGTAAAGCAATCGCTTACATCGAAAACTATCAGGCTTGGAATTTTTCTGCGAATGTGGTTTATTACcttttgcagcctttttcttGTGACGGTTGCCtatgaaacaaaattaaaaatatttagtaCGTTGGAGAAATTATATTGTGCCACTAATAACAGAGCACTCTACCTAGGGAACTATATACAATTCCAAATTGCTATATGTTATATGTACCACTATATACTCGCtacttttttatatttgaactaattattttcaatatggTATGATTCATTGTTGAATTAGGATTTTTCAAGCAAGATGAAaaactaaatatttatataccatTCAGATGAGTCTGTAGTTGCTGGATTGAATTCAAGGAAACATTGCACACGTTGCACCTCAGCCCATTGGTTTCTTGATCCTTAGTGAAAGCAACTTTGGTATTATCCAAGGTGGCCATGATAGCCTTTGATTTTACCTACAATATTGGGAatgtttaataaattattattgactaTTTTGGATGACTTACATAGACTAAAGCTATGttcgagtgaaaaattatagGTGAACCTGCTTGGCATGTCGGGCACCCTGAAGATGTGCATCCAGAACTGTTTGGCTGGTGAATGAGAGGTCACAGTCTTCACAGCGGACATGTGGTTTCTTTGTAGGTAAATTTCCCATTATGTTATCTACCACTGCTTTCGTTACCGGATCACTAATGGGtgtatttattacattttctgTAGGTACTGCCATCTTGAAAATGCCTTTTATGTGCATGTAAAGTAAGATCTGTAATGAAGTGCGAATTCAGAATGAACATCAACAGGTGAATGTCtcttttattcaaaacaaaataaatagctGACGAAAATGCTGTGAAATGGATTCTGTTTAGAATTATCTGTGGTATATCATAATTCTGAAGGAAATtgagtacaaaaataaaaatcagtttttctgTATTCAAAATATAATAAGAGATTCATGACCGAATCAAAGCAAAATTAAGAGCATCAGCTTTTTATGAATCATAGTGTGCGTGAACACGTAGGCAAAGACATCTTCAATTGCAATGTGCACAATTTGTGcgcatcatttttttccaacatttataatacacatataatCACAAAATCCATGTTTTGTGTATTCCAGCTAACCTTCTAGTTTGGGATTTCGGTtgatatattcaattttttgagagaGATGAATGCAATAGAACAACAGTTGGAGCGTAGATTTGAGCGTAGAGTTCAtcgtaagaaaaatatatcttaTTGTACTTATTGCTCACATGTTGCATTTATTGTTAGGTGAGGGTAAACATAATTTTCGAGGGAAATCTAACTGTCATGGCATTTTGCAATTATATTGTCGCAATACCAGAGCTATGGTGAAATGATTTTGGAAAACGATGAGCACTTGGTATAACGAATAAcctaaaataatttgattatgaattgaatggatttaaaaattgaggGGGTACACGTTTTGGTTTTCCAATGTCGTGGAGAATATTGGTTAAAAGTTTACTGTGAGACATGATACATTGGTTTATACACTTTATTGCGCGGTTTGAACGAATTTCATTACTTGTGCATACTTATTTCTAGGATGATGCCTCCGTCCATTCAGGGTACTATAGGGTGCTGCCTAGTACCTACTACATCAATACCTACcgcaaaacaaaaattcaaacgtatGGTTGTACACACGGGTTGTACGCAATGTTGTACGTGTGTGTACGGCGTTGTATTCAGCGTCAATGGATccagtaaaatttcattcggcTGAAGCGTTGGGTTGAGTGCCATAGACTCTACGTTGAGTGTCATGTCCACAAAAATCTACTGGACAAATTAGaatctaatattttttcgcaatCGTTCAACTTTTTCGTTCCGATTGGTGAAGCGATCGTACGATAGTTAAAGGCTCGTTCACAATATAATCGCTGGC from Diprion similis isolate iyDipSimi1 chromosome 2, iyDipSimi1.1, whole genome shotgun sequence includes the following:
- the LOC124416555 gene encoding zinc finger protein 346-like isoform X1; translated protein: MTLNVESMALNPTLQPNEILLDPLTLNTTPYTHVQHCVQPVCTTIRLNFCFAILLYMHIKGIFKMAVPTENVINTPISDPVTKAVVDNIMGNLPTKKPHVRCEDCDLSFTSQTVLDAHLQGARHAKQVKSKAIMATLDNTKVAFTKDQETNGLRCNVCNVSLNSIQQLQTHLNGNRHKKKAAKGNKPHSQKNSKPDSFRCGWNEREASLASFITPPIATGPILPTKSTFLTCDICNKLFNSQGQYDEHLLSKKHCAKLNNTKSHGNKRFVPYRKKQRSRDNSLSYMKSLSNNFIPDGYENYT
- the LOC124416555 gene encoding zinc finger protein 346-like isoform X4 — protein: MHIKGIFKMAVPTENVINTPISDPVTKAVVDNIMGNLPTKKPHVRCEDCDLSFTSQTVLDAHLQGARHAKQVKSKAIMATLDNTKVAFTKDQETNGLRCNVCNVSLNSIQQLQTHLNGNRHKKKAAKGNKPHSQKNSKPDSFRCGWNEREASLASFITPPIATGPILPTKSTFLTCDICNKLFNSQGQYDEHLLSKKHCAKLNNTKSHGNKRFVPYRKKQRSRDNSLSYMKSLSNNFIPDGYENYT
- the LOC124416555 gene encoding zinc finger protein 385A-like isoform X3 — its product is MTLNVESMALNPTLQPNEILLDPLTLNTTPYTHILLYMHIKGIFKMAVPTENVINTPISDPVTKAVVDNIMGNLPTKKPHVRCEDCDLSFTSQTVLDAHLQGARHAKQVKSKAIMATLDNTKVAFTKDQETNGLRCNVCNVSLNSIQQLQTHLNGNRHKKKAAKGGWNEREASLASFITPPIATGPILPTKSTFLTCDICNKLFNSQGQYDEHLLSKKHCAKLNNTKSHGNKRFVPYRKKQRSRDNSLSYMKSLSNNFIPDGYENYT
- the LOC124416555 gene encoding zinc finger protein 385A-like isoform X2 — translated: MTLNVESMALNPTLQPNEILLDPLTLNTTPYTHVQHCVQPVCTTIRLNFCFAILLYMHIKGIFKMAVPTENVINTPISDPVTKAVVDNIMGNLPTKKPHVRCEDCDLSFTSQTVLDAHLQGARHAKQVKSKAIMATLDNTKVAFTKDQETNGLRCNVCNVSLNSIQQLQTHLNGNRHKKKAAKGGWNEREASLASFITPPIATGPILPTKSTFLTCDICNKLFNSQGQYDEHLLSKKHCAKLNNTKSHGNKRFVPYRKKQRSRDNSLSYMKSLSNNFIPDGYENYT